The nucleotide window AGAGATatcataattattataaaaaagtaattattattctaatatttttatttttattatttaaattcaattattacttatttctattttatttgtttaattttcTTACTATTTAGATTGAAGtaataataacaaaaaattatatgaaaataaattaaatcataagTAACTGATATAAAAAACATGCATAACATGTTaggaaaaattaatatttaataattgagTCTCATCATATATCTATTAGTTTAAATCCAATATGAATGAATCGAgtctagataaaaataaattcataaaaaaataataatatcataAGTGATTATGCCTAGTTGAGAATGATTATCTGATGGAGATGAAATAGCTGAGATGACATATATCATAGGTGGTAAATTGATTCTATAATAAGaaatatattgaaaattaaaatgatattataatttatattaattaaataaattgattatattttataaatttatctcGATTAAGAATGTTAACTTAATTAGAAGTTTTGTGATATTGAAAATTCTAATTAATACTCAACATAAGCCATTAACTTATTTATATTTAGATGTTTAAGAAATAATTTTGACTTcatgataaaaaatttaattgaaaatgtaaataatattataatttatattaattaaatacaataattgtatttataattcatttataaattaattttgatatataAAATACTCAAGAAATATGCATGCGTGGAAGTTTATCAGTAATATAAATTAATCTCGACTCGCACATCTAGCTCTTaataaatttctaataaaatttaagataaatattttttttaataatataattaaaaaaaataatgagtcaatattttattattttaaagttattattttattgattcaactaaaataaaaaaattaattatttatatttcttttttttaattaataaaaagaaatttttaaaaagaattaattGTTAATAAGGTATCTAAGACAAATAGGTCTAAATATTGTATCCATCATCCATCATTGTcctatttctttaaaattttctttcaaataataaaaaataaaatttaaaacaatCTAATTGTTAGTAAAGTAGTATAAATGTTGCATACATCATTAGTCTCTTTTAAGTCTCTCAATGTTGTGCAAAGATGAAATTTGTTGAGAACAGAGATTGTACTGAAAAAAAAGATTTGGATATAATTATTGTGTTTAAATTTATCTATAATTTAGATATTGtagaatattattattattattattattattattattattattattattattattattattattattattattatttaccctCTATAAATACTGAGCATTATTTAATGTTGTTATTATACTCCAGCAATTAGTCTTCTGTAGTGCTAGCGGACTTGAAGATGGGTTCTTTTTCAAGATTTAATTGTCGTgcacttttgttttgtttttctttgctTACCCTTAATCTATTTGTTTCTGCTACCGTTGTTTCTCACGATGGGAGAGCCATAACCATCGATGGCAAACGTAGAGTTTTGATATCTGGCTCTATTCATTATCCAAGAAGCACAGCTGAGGTATGCTTCCTTAGTGAATAAAAGGCTTACGATGATTTTCCCTACATATATCTAATCTGAACTTGTTTTGTTTTTGGTAGATGTGGCCAGACCTTATCAAGAAATCGAAAGAAGGTGGATTGGATGCCATTGAAACATATGTTTTTTGGAATGCTCATGAGCCAACTCGTCGCCAATATGATTTCAGTGGTAATCTTGATCTTGTAAGGTTCATCAAGACTGTTCAAGCTGAAGGCCTTTATGTTGTTCTTCGTATTGGACCTTATGTTTGTGCTGAGTGGAATTATGGGTAAGGACATTgcataaataatatacaaattattttgattacttaaTTTTATGAAGCTGccgtaattctttttttttttttgcacttaAATTAGAGGATTCCCTGTGTGGTTGCATAACATGCCTGGCATTGAACTACGCACTGCCAACGATGTGTTCATGAATGAGATGCAAAACTTCACAACCTTGATAGTAGATATGATGAGACAAGAGAACCTCTTTGCCTCTCAGGGAGGTCCAATTATTATTGCCCaggtatatataataatattatacctttcatattttatattctataaatctttaatttccttgttttaatttgataatataataatttatctaaaatatatacataattatataGATAGAGAATGAATATGGGAATGTGATGTCGCCATATGGAGCAGCAGGAAAGGCATATCTTGATTGGTGCGCTAGTATGGCCGATTCTCTCCATGTTGGAGTCCCATGGATCATGTGCCAACAAAGTGATGCTCCAAAGCCAAtggtatcaattttttttttaattttaattagataTTTAAGTACTAATTTTGTTTACAATTAATTAACGATTATATTGTCATTAATTATCAGATCAACACATGCAATGGTTGGTATTGCGATTCATTCACACCTAATAACCCTAATAGTCCTAAAATGTGGACTGAAAATTGGACTGGCTGGTTTAAGAGCTGGGGTGGCAAGGATCCTCATAGAACTGCTGAAGATGTTGCTTTCTCTGTTGCTAGATTTTTCCAAACTGGAGGCACTTTTCAAAATTACTACatggtttttttttatttcttcaatttttttactTAATAGATATATTATTTATGACATCCTTTTCACATGAAATGtcctctctttattttttttaattaatcgtAGTACCATGGTGGGACTAATTTTGGGAGAACAGCTGGTGGTCCATATATCACCACCTCTTATGATTATGATGCACCCCTTGACGAATTTGGTAATTAATAACAtatttctttttctaattttttttccatATATCTTCACAAATTAATATTCATAAATATataccaaaatgaaaattttcaacagGAAATTTGAATCAACCAAAATGGGGACATTTGAAGCAGCTTCATGAAGTCTTGCATTCCATAGAAGAAACTATTACTCATGGCAACATTACCACAATTGACTATCACAAATCTGTCACGgtacatataatttatttttcataattttttatttattttttgaattcTTTCCGGAATTAATAAGTAGTATTTGATTTTGTAATTAGGCAACTATTTATGCAACTGAGAAAGGGTCAAGCTGCTTTTTGGGAAATGCAAATAGCACTTCAGATGCTACCATTGATCTTCATGGAACTAAATACACAGTTCCTGCATGGTCTGTTAGTATCCTTCCTGATTGTCAAAATGTAGCTTATAATACTGCCAAggtaatcttcaatttctttgtttttttttttaaaaaaagagaaaatcaactTGCAATTTTCACTTATTTTTATTGATTGAAAATCCCAACCCTCATCATGCCTATAGGTGAAAACACAAACTTCAGTTATGATAAAGAAAAAGAACCAAGCTGAGGATGAACCCTCTTCTCTTAAATGGTCATGGAGGCCAGAGAACACTGATAGAACTGTAATTTTGGGGAAGGGGCGTATTCAAACTAGCCAACTTCTTGATCAGAAAGCTGCAGCTAATGATGTTAGTGATTATCTTTGGTATATGACAAGGTAATTAATTTCAACTTCAATCA belongs to Hevea brasiliensis isolate MT/VB/25A 57/8 chromosome 4, ASM3005281v1, whole genome shotgun sequence and includes:
- the LOC110632524 gene encoding beta-galactosidase 15-like; translated protein: MGSFSRFNCRALLFCFSLLTLNLFVSATVVSHDGRAITIDGKRRVLISGSIHYPRSTAEMWPDLIKKSKEGGLDAIETYVFWNAHEPTRRQYDFSGNLDLVRFIKTVQAEGLYVVLRIGPYVCAEWNYGGFPVWLHNMPGIELRTANDVFMNEMQNFTTLIVDMMRQENLFASQGGPIIIAQIENEYGNVMSPYGAAGKAYLDWCASMADSLHVGVPWIMCQQSDAPKPMINTCNGWYCDSFTPNNPNSPKMWTENWTGWFKSWGGKDPHRTAEDVAFSVARFFQTGGTFQNYYMYHGGTNFGRTAGGPYITTSYDYDAPLDEFGNLNQPKWGHLKQLHEVLHSIEETITHGNITTIDYHKSVTATIYATEKGSSCFLGNANSTSDATIDLHGTKYTVPAWSVSILPDCQNVAYNTAKVKTQTSVMIKKKNQAEDEPSSLKWSWRPENTDRTVILGKGRIQTSQLLDQKAAANDVSDYLWYMTSVHLKKDDPIWSRDMSLRVNGSGQILHAYVNGKYLGSQWAKYGVFSDVFEKNIKLKLGHNLISLLSSTVGLANYGPKFDLIQAGIPGPVELVGRKGDESIIKDLSAHKWSYKVGLHGLENKLYSLDSPQASKWQEHDLPTNRMMTWYKTTFKAPLGKDPVVLDMDGMGKGVAWVNGHSIGRYWPSFVAEEDGCSIEACDYRGPYDNNKCVTNCGKPTQRWYHVPRSFMENDVNTLILFEEFGGNPARVNFQTIIVGSVSGSSIEGDTIELSCQGQPISAIEFASFGDPQGTTGSFVKGTCEGSKDALSIIQKACVGKETCKIEVSKDVFGSTNCDSSIVNTLTVEALC